The stretch of DNA GGGAAGGAGTTTGGGCTGGGCCTAAGGAGGTAAGGCTGGCCAAGATTTAGGGTGACTAGGAAGGAGAGCCAGGATGGCTGTAGCCTCTACAGCAGACAGCAGGCACGGAATAGCAGCAGGTCCTCAGGCACAGTGAGCTTCAGTGAAACACTCTCATTGGCCCCAATGAAGAGTACCCCACCACGTTGCAGGGGGATTactgcctgggctgtgggagtGCTGGCTGTCACTGTGCCCTGCACCATCAGGAGAATGCTGGCGGAGTCCACTGCCAAGACCTTGTACTCAGTGACCGAGCCAGGGACCTgggcaggaagaaacaaaatggtGCAGCTTAGACTCTGCTCCTATAGCTCACAGGAATAGAACAGCAAGGGCAGTGAGAGGGAGCACTCTACTGCCTTCTCTCCCACATCTCGCTGTTAGGCATGGAGGTATACATCTGGTGCCTGGTACAGAGAAGAGTGGGCAGGTCCTGTGACCATCTCTCAACAAATGAGCTTCACAGAAAGACCCAGCCCTAGGTATAGTACACATTGTGGCTTTTGCAAGAGTTTTTCGTGCCTCACAAAAAAAGACCCACCATGGACTCCTACTTACCTCTATCTTCATAACTGTGAAGTCTGGTACAGGGGGGTCATAGAGAGAAAGGTAGGGGTCTTCCTGACTCCGTGTTGGAGTAAAGAGCCTGTCCTTGCTGGGGCTGGGAGTATAGCTGAGCATATCACACAGAGTTGGCACATCAATAAACTTGGGTGTCAGGCCAGCACGTACTGTGTTATCTGAACACGCCATGCATTCCACACAGTCTGGGGATAGAGAATTGTCACTTATTAGCTAAAGAAGAATGCCTTGGTGTTAGGCTCTCCAAGGCTGGTCCTAACTTGAGCACCACAAACCCTTTGCAGTTAGAATTGCATTCTCTGGGAAAATGAGCTAAAATACCAGACGCCAAAAACATGGGACAGATCACCCACTATTGTCGGGTAGTCATGTTCACCTTTGGGGGAGCCCCAACCCTTCTCAGACTCTAATTCTCCCACAAAATCCTGGCCATAAATGGATAAATGGCCAACAGTCAAAATGCAGCACCTTTCTGTGGCCACATGTAATTTAATGTGAAATCTCTGGGTTGATAGGACAGAGTGAAGGCAGTGTGATGCAGGGGGGAGAACAGCTGccgttaattttttttcattaataatttttagagaaagagaaacattaatttgtcccacttattgatgcattcattggttgattcctgtatgtgccctgaccaaggatcaaacctgcaaccttggtgcatcaagAAGATGGTCTCAACTGAGCCATCTGATGAATGCAGAGAGAGCAGCCTTGATCCAGTTATAGCCTAGGTTTGAATTGTGGTTCCCATACATCAACAGGGTTTAACATGAGAGTATCATGACCTTGTGGAGTTAGTGTGAAGATTCAAGTAGTGTCTTGACACCAACCTGGCATTCATTGTCCTCACGGGCTGCTTCTGTGCTGACCCCGGGAGGTGAGAGCTGGATGGGACTTTAAAGGTCTCCTCAACCACCCTCTCCTCATTTGTCTAGATGGGGAAACAAGGCCCAAAAGGGATGCAATAGGGCTTCCTGCTGAAATGTGGCTCACCTCCTTTCAGATAGGCATGGGGTACATTGGCCTCCAAAAACATGGCTTCCCCCGGCTTCAGGTTAAGCAGGTTCAAGAAGTATATGGCAAAGCATCCGATATCACCTGGATACTGCTGGTGCAGCTGCAGCAAAAGCTCCCCACAGATATCTTCCACATTGTTCCCAGCAGCCACTGAGGGTCACAGAGTACCCCAAAGTCACTTAGGGATATTCACTGATATACACAGACCCACTTAGCCAGGGAGTCCTGGGGAAGCCCCTGACCACAGGAATCTCGACCCTGGTGGGCATGTTCTCCCAGCCATATGCCCAGCCTCTTGGAAACCAGTCTTCCTTGATATTCCAGCCTGCCCAGAtaccatttttctcattttgaccATCTATGTGCCCAGCCCTACACTAGGCATTAAAAGAGCTAGAGTGTTTCTTgtgggattgtttgtttgtttggttggttggtttttttagGACAGACAGTATTGCCCAACCTCAACATTAGtgacattttgggccaggtaattctttgttgtaggggctgtcttgtgcattgtaGGATTTTTAGCACTTCTATCCACAAGATACCACTAGCACCCCAACCCAGATTTTGACAACCAAAAGTGTCTCTAGACAATTGCCAGTGTCCcctagttgagaaccactgctctaggaGCTCAAAATCGGGTTAAGAGATAATCCAATAAGAGTTCTGTGTATCACAGCCCACGCCTTTCCCTTTCTTAGCACTGAAAGTACTGCATCTCAGAAAATAATTCAGTCCCAGGCTAACTCTGAAGGCTGGTCACCCAGATAGCATGAGGAAAAATGTGCCAAGGGCCAAAAGGTATCCTTGAAGACTGACCAGGGGAGGGTGAGCTCAACCAGGGCTAGAGTGGTGGTGGAAGGCTTCTTGGAAATGGGCGGGGAGTGGGCAAGGGGAGCTGAGATGTCTTGAATTCGTTGGAGGAGATTATTTGTAAGTAAAAGTAGGGTCAGTGCCACAATGAAGAAACCATCTGGTCTGGATTAGAGGGTGGTTTTGAGTTCATACGGATAGCTGAATGCCTActctgtgctaagcactgggCACACAAAAAAGTCaaggagctctggctggtgtggctcagtggattgagcatcagcttGTGAAGCAAAGGgacgctggtttgattcccagtcagggcacttgcctggattgcaggccaggtccccggtgatgggtgagaggcaaccacacactgatgttcctctctctctctctttctccctcccttcccttctgtgtaaaaataaataaaatctttttaaaaatagagaacattaaaaaaagaaaaagagacaggtCCATGGACTGTGTGTGTACATGATACAGAGTCACAAGCATCAGTTCTGCTGTGAGTGCAAGAATCCCTAAATGGACAGGCATGCAAGCAGagaaaacaccaaaaaacaaaatataaggagGCCTGGGTAGGGTGGGCTCAAAGGTGGCAGAAGAAATGTGTAGACACAGACCAGAAGAGTTCTGGAGTCACCCAGAAAAGGAGCTGGGGCCTCATCACATGTACCATATAAGTTCATAGCTTAGAGTCCATTCTGCCTTGTTTTTCACTAGATTGATTCTCAAAACCATAGTTGACTACACCCACCATAGTCATTTTCTGAACTCTCCTTAGCACAAGGTTGGGTACAAAGCAGGCATTTAAGTTAAGATCCACTGACTGAGAGCTCTGGGCATCAGACCAGTGAAGGAGAGGGAGGATCCCCTTTTGTCTTCCTATGCTCTTCCTGTACCCCAAAGTACAAATCCATCCAGTGGGGGCAGCTGTAGGGCTGGTGGAAAATCTCAATGCCTCAATGCCTGGGTCAAAGGCATCCTAATTGTCTTCCAGGCCAATATGTCTCCAGCCATCTAAAGAAGATGACCAGTTAGGAAGCATCATTCAAACTAGGGGCCTGCTTCACAAAGACTAAGAAATACTAAATCACCAACAGGCCTTCTAAGTCAGATCTGTTTTAGTGTTGCACTTAAGCCAAAGTGCAACAACAAAGTTGAGAGCCCTGTCCCCACTACCTAGTGTCTGTCAGGGCCCAGGACAGGATATTGCCCCCAGGCCAACAATGATACCCACCTTGCTGGGTGATCCGCTTCACCAACAGGTTGAGCTGTTCCACCACCACCTTCTTCTCATTCTTCATTAGGTGGGAGAAACAACTCTGCAGAGCAGAGGCCATGGCCTGGGAGTTCTGGCTCAGACTCTGCTTCAGCTGTGTTGTTGCATTATCTCCGATTAGGAACTGGAACTCTGGCACCTCTGCAGGAAGGCCAAGCCAGGGCCCATTTCAGAAATGGCAAAGTGGAACCCGTAGAAGTGGGAAGCTGCAGAAGGCCTAGCCACCCCATCTCAACCAAGGAATCAGGCAATGCTAAGCAAAATTTACAGTGAAAACTGACTGCTCACCATTAGCCCTCCGCAACAACACCCGAGCCTGGTCTCATGGGATTGTCCCAGGGGCTTTAAGAATTCATAAGGCCAATCAGCCTTTCAGTTCCTATGACATTCAATCTCTGTTCCTGGTCACTGTTCCAGCTCTGCCCATGCATCCTAGGCCCAATATGTACGCACTCAGCATTTTGCCCAACCTTACTTGTCAGAAAGGTCACAATTTCCTCAACTGGCCGGAAACCACATAAGCCCTGAAAGGAAGTGAGTGCAATGGCCATTTCTGGCTTATGGTTGGCATCAGGGTAGTGCTGTGGAGCCTGGAGGTGCAGCTTCTCTGCCAGTTCCTGTGGATGGccaggggaagaggaagatggTCAAAGTGCAGCCATCACTTAGCAGGACACCAGTCCCACCCAGGCCTTGCTCTCTACCCTCCCCAGTCACCAGATAGTGATAGCTTCCTACTTCTGGCAACAAGCCCATTCAAGACATAGTGCAGGAACTCTGGGTTCAGCCAACCCAGAACAAGGACATGTCCAAATCTGGTGAGAGTTGGGGCAGACTTTAAGAAACCTGGACTGTGAATCAGAAAACCCAAACATCAAGCCACACTCTGACACTaacaagctgtgtgactttgggtaaatcTCTCACATCTCTAGGTCTTACTTTGCCCATCAAGAAATGAAGAGTTTGGCCAGACAGATGCTTGTGATGTGACTCATGGGCTTGTTGCAGAAAGACTCCctggaggtggagctgaggcaacAGGTAGGGTAGCTACCCTGCCCAGGAAGGTGAGCTCTCCCAGAGAGCCAAGTGGGTAAATGTCAGCTATGAACCATCCTGGGCTGGGTGAAGGGAACCCAGAAAAAGCTTGGAGGTATTTCCCTGGCACAAGCTGGTCTGCTCTTCACTTAGAATTAGCTGCCAGCAAGTGTCACCAGCATGTGGCCTTCCCCAGCTAAACCAGGAGTTGCCAGATCTGATTTAGCTTTGAGCTAAAGCCAGCATGGGTGGGGTAAAAATAGCAGTCAAAGTCTTAAGAGGGCCCTAACATAAGCTCTTCTCTACCCTGATTGTACCCCACTCTGATCCTGTACCTTGTCAGGGTGTGCCTGGATGGAGAGGGCTGTTCCAACTGAGAGCACTTTGAAGAGGAAGGGCAACTTGCCATTAAAGGTGTCCTTGACCTTTGCACCCAAGCAGTCCTGGTTCTCAGTGATCCACTGGCCTAAGGTCTTCTGTGAAATGCGATTGTCAAGAATTTTGGCATCTCCCCGGGGGTGGGTCCCCATCCACAGCTGGAAAAACAGGAAATTTGAGAGGAAAACAGGGAGAACCTACCATCACCAGTCTGCCTGCCTTAATCCCAGTTACCCTGTTTCCCATAGGGCAGCTGAGTCCTGAGACAGGCCTCCCAGGACTGGGTATAAATGCTCATGCCATCACGAATATAAAGTAAGGCAGCAGACCCCAGGACATCAGGAGTCAGGAGACACAGGCTCTAGTCCAGGCTCTACCTCTAACCAACTGTGGACGCTAGGACTACttacttcctctttctgggtctcagttttctcatctgtccaCAAGGAGAATGACACCTGCACTGTCAAGGTCACTGAAATCTGACTCAAATGGCTCTGTGAGGTAGCAGAATTTATTTATGCCAATCTCAGATTCAGAAGCTAAAGCCTCCTTATGCTTTGTCTTTTTCTCTACTACACGGGCAGGAGCCCTAacctgtgtggcttagttgggCATTGTTGCccgttcaattccctgtcaggctacatgcctgggttgtgagttccatCCCATTTGGGATGCATAAGAGAGGTATCTGATAGaagtttatctccctctctttctccctcccttaccttctaaaaataagtaaataaaatctaatttaaaaaattaaatgtaaaagtcaaagtaaaaattttaattgtcaaAGAAGACAAAATTCAGTAAGTGCTATGAGTTGAGAAAGGAGGTACTGGAAATCCCAGTCTATTGTgagaaaacatttcttcttttggtGCCAACATCTGGGTTCGTCACCCTGCACTAATGAGGAGCCTAAAAGGCCTCTTCCTgtttcctccccctcccaggtgATCCACGTGACTTGCCCCAGGCCCTTTGAGTGGAGGAGTCTCTTGGTCTCACCTAATGCACAACGTGGGCTGAAACACAGCCCAGCTCTCACCTCTGCATATGGCTGGTCCTCTGAGATTCGGGCCAGTGGGTCACTGCTGGCCAGCAGCCGAGCCACTTCACTGTTGGAACCCATCTTCCCCCAGGCATACTGCTGTACCACACAGGAAAGTGGGAATACTGTGGGCACAGACAGAGGGTAAGCTTCCGCTCCACCCGAGGCCTGACTCTACTGACCCGCAGAAACCTGACACTGAGGGTTTTGTCTGAGGGAGTAAGTCAAATAAGGGGTTCGTATGTTGTTAGTTGAAACCCTTGTCCTCTGCAGGGCTCAATatcctcatctataaaacgggCAGTGAGGATTTTCTGCAGACGTGAGGCAGATAGTTGGCATGAGGTGACGGAAAGAGCAGAAAGAAACTTTTTCACCGCAGGCCGTCTCGAAGTGACCATCggcagccagcccctccctcaaGACCTTCCTCGAGGTTTGCAATTACAACTCATTCCCATCGCTGGTGCCCCTCCTCTGCCCGAGGCCCATCCATCTCCGCAAAGTCCCAAGGGTGGGTTCTACCTAGCATATCGAGCCGGAAAGTTTTCCCAGGACAAGACCCACCCCCTCCATACTGGACTCTAACGTACGGCCCACCTCGCTGAGCGGCCATCCTTGCAGCACCAGACCTGGCTTCTCGCTCGTTACTCTTCCCGGCAGCACCCGCGATCCCTTTTCGCCCAGAGCTCTATGGGATACGTAGTTCCTTAAGCGCCGCCTCCGAGGCCTGAGAGGCTACGGAGCCCCAGGTGGGCACTCCCCACACTCTGGAATCCCTGTCCCATCCTCTAGCAACCAGGAAAAGCCTCTGCCAGCTCAGGGTAACCCAGCCCGCAATCTTAGATCTTAGCACTCATTCGTTTCTTCACTGGACACATTTATTGAGAATCTGCTAAATGCCACGGGCTGTTCTAAGGGCTGAAGAAACATTGGAGAAGATACCTATCCCTTTGTCTTTGTACAGCTCTGGCGAAGAGAAGATAGGAAAACAAGTATAATAAATACATCTTCTTTacaggttttatttactttgagagagagagagaagagagagagaaacatcagtgtgtggttgcctctcacacgccccctactggagtcTGGCCTGCAACTTGGGCTTGTGCCCTGACGGGAAATCCAAATGgacaccctttggttctcaggccggcattaaatccactgagccacaccaacctggGCTAAGGCCTATAGTATGTTAGAAAAGTAGTGCTCCAAAAAGCGGGTGGGTGGCAGGAAGTTTGCAGAATTTAAAGTGTTGTCTAGGTAAGCCTCATTTGAGAAGCTGACATTTAAGCACAGACTTGGAGGTGAAGGGGAGTGTTCAGGGCAAAAGAAACGGCTAGTGGGAAGGCCCTAAGTTGGAAATGTGGGAATGTGCCTGTTATGTTCTGGAGTAAATAGCAAAAAAGCCAGTGTGGCCAGAGCTGAATGAGCAGGACAGGGGTGGTCAGAGAGGAAAGGCAGTGAGCAGAACTTTGGAGGTCATTGTGAAGACTTCAGAGTTTACTCTGAGTTTTGCAGTCATTAGCAGGTTTAAACAAAGAATTGCTGTGATCTAAACAGGGACTCACTGATGCTTGATCATAATGGTAAATGTCACCTGCAAAgcccttaacttctctgagcttcactttcttcatttgtaaaatgggataatacaGCTGGACTGACAGGCTTATTGGAGGTCAGATGACAGCAGGGAGGCAGTCAGTGCTGAGGGCTCCTTTCGTCTTCCCTGCACTAAGTACTGCAGGACTCAGAACCCCAGCCACTTATCCAGGCTGAGCTGCTCACAAGTCACAATGCACGAAAGTCAAGGAGAATCCCCAGGAGCCCTTCATGGCAAAGGCTGGGCTGGGCTTTGGATATAGAGTAATTTTGCTATATCCTGTGGAGAAAGGCTATGACATCTGGACCTCCTCAGTCAATAGCCCAGGAGGAGGACAGCCAGCTGGAGAGGTCCAAGAACACAGACGCCAAAGCTCCAGAGAACCTAGAGTGAGGGACTACAGAGTTCTGACTCTGCCTCCCCATCTCCTTTCCCCATACTGATTCCCACAGCTTCTACCACATGTGCACAGGAAAAGAAGGGGTACTGTTTTTTCCAGTTATGTCCAGCTGTGAACATCAACCTCCCCTGGGGTTCCTGGTTCAGAAAAATTAGCCTGCATTTCAAAGGAAGCTTTACCATACCCTaaggaataataaaatggaaaatacaagaaTCATACAAACAGCCTGTCTCACATACCTCCTACCTTTAAATACTCTCTTTCCCCTCAACTCCACTCCCCCTGCCATATGAACCTTTTGGGAGAAGCATGAAGGGTTAGTTTAGGCATAGGGGCTTCTTAGAGCACCTGCCACTATGACCATCACTGAAGCCAATTAGAGTGACTTCCTCCTAGTATCTCTGCACAGGGAGGGAAGAACATAGATTGATGGCACAGAGCCTCCACCTCCTGCCACCCTCCCTACCAACAGAAAAATATATCTGTAAGGGAAACTGGGGTATTCAGAGAACTAGAACTTTTTACCCTTACCTCTTGCTTGTCTATCTCTAGTAGAGCTGATCACACTTTAAGTGATCAGTGATGATCACTGATgatttgctttcctttctctcttctcttctggaCTATGTGTCTAGTTCAGCGTCACATTTCTGCCAGTGCCCAGCTGAGGGCTCAAGCTATAACAGCAACTaacttttattgtttgttttgttactaAATCCTGTGCTAAGCCTCTTTCAAGACTTCTCTCACTTAATTTTCAAGACAACCCTATGGGATAGGTATTGTCACAAGCCCCTTTTTAGGGATGAGAAAAATGGGTGTTGGAGAGAGGAAGTAACTAGTGCAAGAGCATAGAGTTCCAGTCTGCTCTACCTCCTCCCTTGTTGAATATGTGACTGAGTAAATACATGTCTCTTTCACAGGGAAGTGGACAAATCTTAGGAGTCTTCAGAGACAGATGGGTGGGTCAGTTCTACATTGGTAATAAGTTCCATTTTTTCTTCAGCAGTCCACCCTTATACCAGGTTGGGCAGACAAGGGGGAGGCAGGACGGCCTCATGTTACTTAGACTGTTTTCTCAAGCTGCAGACAGCAAAGATCTCTGTATGCTGCCTGTGATATTGTGATATAATAACCAGCTCCAGGCCACAACTCCTAAAACCTTTGTCATTTCCTAAGTAATAAAGGTgctaggagcatcttttgttctaatactTGTCTTTGATCATGGTTTCTAATGCAGACTTCCTAAATCCCCTGGAATTTCCTAGGTAATCAGAGCACTTTCTGTCCTAATGAGGCAACTCTTTGTGGGCTCCTGGAGAGCCTCAAGCTGTgactggtcaccagaaagactaAGCCTTGATTAGAAGCTTGTAACTTTCAGCCCCACCTCCCATCTTCCAGGGAGGGATGAGGGAGAGATTGAGTTAACTGTCAATCATGATCGTGTGTATGTGATGAAGTCTCTCTTTGGAGAGTTTCCAGATTGGTGAATACATCCATGTGCCAAAAGGGTGTTGCACCCCAATTCCACAGCACAGAAGCTCCTGCACTCAGGACGCAGACCTCGCCCTATTTATCTAATCAATTAgctgttcatctgtatcctttatcatatCCTTTATTATATAAGAAGCCAGTAAAcggttctggctggtgtggctcagtggattgagtgcctgcctgtgaaccaaacagctgattcccagtcagggcacatgcctgggtttctggccaggtcctcgtgcacgagaggcaaccacacattgatgtttccatctttctccttcccttcccctctctctaaaaataaataaaatcttttaaaaaatatttagaaaccagTAAATGTTTCTAAGcatttttgtttagaaaatgaGTTCTGAAAGCTattctagcaaattattgaacCTGATGAGGGGATTGTAGGAACTGTGATTTATAGGAGTGCAGGTGACAATCTGACACTTGTGATTGCCATCTGAAGTGGGAGCAACTTGTGGGAGTGAGACATTACTTGTGGGAACTGATGCTAACTCCAGGTAATGTCAGAACTCAATTGAATGAgacccagctggtgtcagagaATTGGTTAGTTTGGCAAAAACTAAGCCAAACCTGTGTCTAGTGACAGAAGTGTTCTGTGTGAGTAGTAAAGGATGAATAAAAGAGTCTTTCCTTACATTGCCCTTGGAGGGGTGGCTGTGAGGGGTTAGAGGTAGGTGGTTTCTAAGGGGACTGGACACAAATGTGGATCCCTTCCCATTCTTCCACTTGAGGACATTTCCTAGAGAAAAATTGAGCTGGACCCTAAAGGATAGTCGGGATTTAGACAGGGGAGAGGAAGGTAAGAGAAATGGATGATGGAAAGAATATTTACTAAATGCCTATAATGTACTGGTAATATGTTAGTGCCAGAAATACAACAGTGAGCAGAAGAGACCTTACTCTTGCCCTTGTGGAGCTTACAgtctggtgggagagagggacaTAAGCAAATAACCAGCTATACACGTGTGTACTTACAACCTGCAATAGATATTGTGAAGGAAAAGTACAGGGTAATAACAAGTTATGTGTTGATTAGGGGACTGATCTATCCTACAGAGTGAAGAGAGACCACTCCTAAGGGGAATCTGAGCTTGAATTTGAAGGATACTAGGAGGAGTTAACTAGGTGATGATGAAAACATGGGTTAAGAGTATACCAGGAAAAGGGAATATTAGGTAtg from Phyllostomus discolor isolate MPI-MPIP mPhyDis1 chromosome 1, mPhyDis1.pri.v3, whole genome shotgun sequence encodes:
- the MPI gene encoding mannose-6-phosphate isomerase isoform X3 — encoded protein: MGSNSEVARLLASSDPLARISEDQPYAELWMGTHPRGDAKILDNRISQKTLGQWITENQDCLGAKVKDTFNGKLPFLFKVLSVGTALSIQAHPDKELAEKLHLQAPQHYPDANHKPEMAIALTSFQGLCGFRPVEEIVTFLTKVPEFQFLIGDNATTQLKQSLSQNSQAMASALQSCFSHLMKNEKKVVVEQLNLLVKRITQQVAAGNNVEDICGELLLQLHQQYPGDIGCFAIYFLNLLNLKPGEAMFLEANVPHAYLKGDCVECMACSDNTVRAGLTPKFIDVPTLCDMLSYTPSPSKDRLFTPTRSQEDPYLSLYDPPVPDFTVMKIEVSRSPWWVFFCEARKTLAKATMCTIPRAGSFCEAHLLRDGHRTCPLFSVPGTRCIPPCLTARCGREGSRVLPLTALAVLFL
- the MPI gene encoding mannose-6-phosphate isomerase isoform X4 produces the protein MGTHPRGDAKILDNRISQKTLGQWITENQDCLGAKVKDTFNGKLPFLFKVLSVGTALSIQAHPDKELAEKLHLQAPQHYPDANHKPEMAIALTSFQGLCGFRPVEEIVTFLTKVPEFQFLIGDNATTQLKQSLSQNSQAMASALQSCFSHLMKNEKKVVVEQLNLLVKRITQQVAAGNNVEDICGELLLQLHQQYPGDIGCFAIYFLNLLNLKPGEAMFLEANVPHAYLKGDCVECMACSDNTVRAGLTPKFIDVPTLCDMLSYTPSPSKDRLFTPTRSQEDPYLSLYDPPVPDFTVMKIEVPGSVTEYKVLAVDSASILLMVQGTVTASTPTAQAVIPLQRGGVLFIGANESVSLKLTVPEDLLLFRACCLL
- the MPI gene encoding mannose-6-phosphate isomerase isoform X5: MAAQRVFPLSCVVQQYAWGKMGSNSEVARLLASSDPLARISEDQPYAELWMGTHPRGDAKILDNRISQKTLGQWITENQDCLGAKVKDTFNGKLPFLFKVLSVGTALSIQAHPDKELAEKLHLQAPQHYPDANHKPEMAIALTSFQGLCGFRPVEEIVTFLTKVPEFQFLIGDNATTQLKQSLSQNSQAMASALQSCFSHLMKNEKKVVVEQLNLLVKRITQQDCVECMACSDNTVRAGLTPKFIDVPTLCDMLSYTPSPSKDRLFTPTRSQEDPYLSLYDPPVPDFTVMKIEVPGSVTEYKVLAVDSASILLMVQGTVTASTPTAQAVIPLQRGGVLFIGANESVSLKLTVPEDLLLFRACCLL
- the MPI gene encoding mannose-6-phosphate isomerase isoform X1 → MAAQRVFPLSCVVQQYAWGKMGSNSEVARLLASSDPLARISEDQPYAELWMGTHPRGDAKILDNRISQKTLGQWITENQDCLGAKVKDTFNGKLPFLFKVLSVGTALSIQAHPDKELAEKLHLQAPQHYPDANHKPEMAIALTSFQGLCGFRPVEEIVTFLTKVPEFQFLIGDNATTQLKQSLSQNSQAMASALQSCFSHLMKNEKKVVVEQLNLLVKRITQQVAAGNNVEDICGELLLQLHQQYPGDIGCFAIYFLNLLNLKPGEAMFLEANVPHAYLKGDCVECMACSDNTVRAGLTPKFIDVPTLCDMLSYTPSPSKDRLFTPTRSQEDPYLSLYDPPVPDFTVMKIEVSRSPWWVFFCEARKTLAKATMCTIPRAGSFCEAHLLRDGHRTCPLFSVPGTRCIPPCLTARCGREGSRVLPLTALAVLFL
- the MPI gene encoding mannose-6-phosphate isomerase isoform X2; translated protein: MAAQRVFPLSCVVQQYAWGKMGSNSEVARLLASSDPLARISEDQPYAELWMGTHPRGDAKILDNRISQKTLGQWITENQDCLGAKVKDTFNGKLPFLFKVLSVGTALSIQAHPDKELAEKLHLQAPQHYPDANHKPEMAIALTSFQGLCGFRPVEEIVTFLTKVPEFQFLIGDNATTQLKQSLSQNSQAMASALQSCFSHLMKNEKKVVVEQLNLLVKRITQQVAAGNNVEDICGELLLQLHQQYPGDIGCFAIYFLNLLNLKPGEAMFLEANVPHAYLKGDCVECMACSDNTVRAGLTPKFIDVPTLCDMLSYTPSPSKDRLFTPTRSQEDPYLSLYDPPVPDFTVMKIEVPGSVTEYKVLAVDSASILLMVQGTVTASTPTAQAVIPLQRGGVLFIGANESVSLKLTVPEDLLLFRACCLL